The Equus asinus isolate D_3611 breed Donkey chromosome 15, EquAss-T2T_v2, whole genome shotgun sequence genome includes a window with the following:
- the INSM1 gene encoding insulinoma-associated protein 1, whose product MPRGFLVKRSKKSTPVSYRVRSGEDGDRALLLSPGCGGARASPPAPSPGPGPLPPPPPPPPPTERAHAALAAALACAPGPPPPPPGPRAAHFGNPEAAHPAPLYSPTRPVSREHEKHKYFERSFNLGSPVSAESFPTPAALLGGGGAGGGASGTGGSGSGTCGGDPLLFAPAELKMGTAFSAGAEAARGPGPGPPLPPAAALRPPGKRPAPPAAAAAAEPPAKVAKAPSAKKPKAIRKLHFEDEVTTSPVLGLKIKEGPVEAPRGRAGGAARPLGEFICQLCKEEYADPFALAQHKCSRIVRVEYRCPECAKVFSCPANLASHRRWHKPRPAPAATRASEPETAARAEAREATGGGSDRDTPSPGGVSESGSEDGLYECHHCAKKFRRQAYLRKHLLAHHQALQAKGAPPASPAEDLLALYPGPDEKAPQEAAGDGEAAGVLGLSASAECHLCPVCGETFPSKGAQERHLRLLHAAQVFPCKYCPATFYSSPGLTRHINKCHPSENRQVILLQVPVRPAC is encoded by the coding sequence ATGCCCCGCGGCTTCCTGGTGAAGCGCAGCAAGAAGTCCACGCCCGTGTCCTACCGGGTCCGCAGCGGCGAGGACGGCGACCGCGCGCTGCTGCTCTCGCCGGGCTGCGGGGGCGCCCGCGCCTCGCCCCCGGCGCCGAGCCCCGGGCCCGGaccgctgccgccgccaccgccaccgccgccgcccaCCGAGCGTGCCCATGCGGCGCTCGCAGCCGCGCTGGCCTGCGCGCCGGGCCCGCCGCCACCCCCGCCGGGCCCGCGGGCCGCGCACTTCGGCAACCCCGAGGCTGCGCACCCCGCCCCGCTTTACAGCCCCACGCGGCCCGTGAGTCGCGAGCACGAGAAGCACAAGTACTTCGAGCGCAGCTTCAACCTCGGCTCGCCGGTCTCGGCAGAGTCCTTCCCCACGCCCGCCGCTCTGCTCGGAGGTGGCGGCGCCGGTGGCGGTGCCAGCGGCACgggcggcagcggcagcggcacCTGCGGCGGCGACCCACTGCTCTTCGCGCCCGCCGAGCTCAAGATGGGCACGGCGTTCTCAGCGGGCGCCGAGGCAGCCCGCGGCCCAGGGCCGGGCCCCCCGCTGCCTCCGGCCGCTGCCCTGCGGCCCCCGGGCAAGCggcccgcgccccccgccgccgctgctgctgccgaGCCGCCCGCCAAGGTAGCCAAGGCCCCGAGCGCCAAGAAGCCCAAAGCCATCCGCAAGCTGCACTTCGAAGACGAGGTGACCACGTCGCCTGTGCTGGGGCTCAAGATCAAGGAGGGCCCGGTGGAGGCTCCGCGGGGCCGTgcggggggcgcggcgcggccgTTGGGCGAGTTCATCTGCCAGCTCTGCAAGGAGGAATACGCCGACCCGTTCGCGCTGGCGCAGCACAAGTGCTCGCGCATCGTGCGCGTGGAGTACCGCTGCCCCGAGTGCGCCAAGGTCTTCAGCTGCCCGGCCAACCTGGCCTCGCACCGCCGCTGGCACAAACCGCGGCCTGCgcccgccgccacccgcgcgtcGGAGCCCGAAACCGCTGCCAGGGCTGAGGCGCGGGAGGCGACAGGCGGCGGCAGCGACCGCGACACGCCGAGCCCCGGCGGCGTGTCCGAGTCGGGCTCTGAGGACGGGCTCTACGAGTGCCACCACTGCGCCAAGAAGTTCCGCCGCCAGGCCTATCTGCGCAAGCACCTGCTGGCGCACCACCAGGCGCTGCAGGCCAAGGGCGCGCCGCCTGCGTCTCCGGCTGAGGACCTACTGGCCTTGTACCCCGGGCCCGACGAGAAGGCGCCCCAGGAGGCGGCCGGCGACGGCGAGGCTGCCGGCGTGCTGGGCCTGAGTGCGTCCGCCGAATGCCACCTGTGCCCAGTGTGCGGGGAGACCTTCCCCAGCAAGGGCGCCCAGGAGCGCCACCTGCGCCTGCTGCACGCCGCCCAGGTGTTCCCCTGCAAGTACTGCCCGGCCACCTTCTACAGCTCTCCTGGCCTCACGCGGCACATCAACAAGTGCCACCCGTCCGAGAACAGACAGGTGATCCTCCTGCAGGTGCCCGTGCGTCCGGCCTGCTAG